The following coding sequences lie in one Odocoileus virginianus isolate 20LAN1187 ecotype Illinois unplaced genomic scaffold, Ovbor_1.2 Unplaced_Scaffold_36, whole genome shotgun sequence genomic window:
- the LOC110123974 gene encoding LOW QUALITY PROTEIN: cationic amino acid transporter 3-like (The sequence of the model RefSeq protein was modified relative to this genomic sequence to represent the inferred CDS: deleted 1 base in 1 codon; substituted 1 base at 1 genomic stop codon), which translates to MLRQYVRQFHHGLVRRRPLGPREESESHRAPLSTLDLVILGVGRTLEAGVYVLIGVMTLLIAGPAIIISFLVVALSSVLSGLCYAELWAWVPRSGSAYLYSYVTMGELCAFVIGWNLLLYLVAAASCVTRAWSYAFDSLIGNHISQALQRTFSPYMPSFLAPYPDFIALGLVLLMTGLLVLGARVTTLIFKVSTGLNLFVPIFMILSGFIKGDLHNWQLTEQDYRSNTSGSSSTFSLGPLGSGGFVPFGFEGILQGAAILFISYFGVHGMVIAGKEAPNPQRSIPLSMVISIFIGFLAYSGVSAALTLMVPYYQIYPYSPLPQAFLQVGWDPAAYVMAIVLLCTLLYSFLCAMVSMFQLTCAMTADGLLFRVLAQIHTRTGTPIMAILASGTLTGFTASLLRILDLVKLMSAGILPAYTLVAVSVLVLRYQPDQNLSKKGKTEKGNETSDLEASPSEPVPEAGPLRILKSLWFPTSTTPTQISGQIVYGCASLLVLLLTILSLILAQWPSQVFSGDPGLSTVAVLLLLLITGVMVIIWRQPQSPSPLLFRVPALPVLLPLSIFVNIYLMMQITSETWILFGIWMAIGSVIYLGYGIRHSLAGNSHQQPPASTSQTLDXNIPSAESA; encoded by the exons ATGCTGCGTCAGTATGTTCGCCAGTTTCATCACGGGCTGGTCCGCAGGCGGCCACTGGGGCCCCGGGAGGAGTCTGAGAGTCACAGAGCTCCTCTGAGCACCCTCGACCTGGTGATCTTGGGTGTGGGCAGGACTCTGGAGGCCGGCGTGTACGTTCTGATTGGTGTCATGACCCTGCTCATAGCTGGACCAGCGATCATCATCTCCTTTTTGGTGGTTGCCCTGTCTTCTGTGTTGTCTGGACTCTGCTATGCCGAACTTTGGGCTTGGGTACCACGCTCCGGTTCTGCGTATCTCTACAGCTACGTCACCATGGGAGAACTCTGCGCCTTCGTCATTGGCTGGAACCTCTTACTGTATTTAGTGGCTG CTGCTTCCTGCGTGACCAGGGCTTGGAGCTATGCCTTTGACAGCCTCATTGGGAACCACATCTCTCAGGCATTA CAGAGAACTTTCTCTCCATATATGCCCTCTTTCCTGGCTCCGTACCCAGACTTTATTGCCCTGGGCCTGGTGCTGCTGATGACTG GACTACTGGTTCTGGGAGCTCGTGTGACAACCCTGATTTTCAAAGTGTCCACAGGCTTGAACCTTTTTGTTCCCATCTTCATGATCCTCTCTGGCTTCATTAAGGGAGACCTGCACAACTGGCAGCTCACAGAACAGGACTACAGATCGAACACATCTGGATCCAGCAGCACCTTTAG CTTGGGCCCTCTGGGTTCTGGAGGGTTTGTGCCCTTTGGCTTTGAAGGGATTCTCCAAGGAGCAGCTATACTTTTCATCTCATATTTTGGTGTTCATGGCATGGTCATTGCAG GGAAGGAAGCCCCAAATCCTCAGCGTTCCATCCCCTTGAGCATGGTGATCTCCATCTTCATCGGCTTTCTGGCGTACTCTGGAGTCTCAGCGGCGCTCACCCTCATGGTGCCCTACTACCAGATTTACCCTTACAGCCCCTTACCACAGGCTTTCCTCCAGGTCGGATGGGACCCGGCTGCATATGTCATGGCTATTGTCTTACTGTGTACCCTTTTATACAG cTTCCTATGCGCCATGGTCTCCATGTTTCAGTTGACCTGCGCAATGACAGCTGACGGGCTCCTTTTCCGAGTTCTTGCCCAGATCCACACCCGTACTGGCACCCCTATCATGGCCATCTTGGCTTCTGGAACTCTTACAG GGTTCACGGCATCACTCCTCAGGATCCTCGATCTGGTGAAACTCATGTCAGCCGGGATCCTGCCTGCTTACACCCTTGTAGCAGTTTCTGTGCTTGTCCTCAG GTACCAGCCAGACCAGAATTTAAgcaagaaggggaaaacagagaagggaaatgagaCTTCTGATCTTGAAGCAAGTCCTTCAGAACCTGTACCTGAAGCAGGACCTTTAAGGATTCTAAAGAGTCTGTGGTTCCCTACCAGCACTACCCCCACCCAGATATCTGGTCAGATTGTCTATGGATGTGCCTCTCTGCTTG TTCTCCTGCTGACAATCCTGAGCCTGATCCTGGCCCAGTGGCCCAGCCAGGTGTTCTCTGGAGACCCTGGGCTCTCAACAGTggctgtgctgctgctgctgctcatcaCTGGGGTCATGGTCATCATCTGGAGGCAGCCCCAGAGCCCCTCTCCTCTTCTGTTCAGG GTCCCTGCTCTGCCTGTCCTCCTACCGCTGAGCATCTTCGTGAACATTTACTTGATGATGCAGATAACCTCTGAGACCTGGATCTTATTTGGCATCTGGATGGCAATTG GATCTGTCATATATTTAGGATATGGGATCCGACACAGCCTGGCAGGGAACAGTCATCAACAGCCACCAGCCTCCACCTCCCAGACTCTGGATTAAAACATCCCCAGTGCTGAATCTGCCTAA